A portion of the Eriocheir sinensis breed Jianghai 21 unplaced genomic scaffold, ASM2467909v1 Scaffold8, whole genome shotgun sequence genome contains these proteins:
- the LOC126994458 gene encoding cadherin-related tumor suppressor-like isoform X2, with translation MVMTVVVVVTVVVVPLDPPIGKCSRRQEGVSLHHGTLTDLLLLPSSLAKRRRGRRRRLRSQGRYSVSPLDLIGVDKMKKRRRRRRRRNRTFSIPKIQHSLGPDESAVVKSAFRIDPHTGTLTLAAPLDRETMAQYSFTVTDPKPPFTSTRVTVLVQDYNDNPPVFAKDTYVTAVFLATSA, from the exons atggtgatgacggtggtagtggtggtgacggtggtggtggtg CCACTGGACCCACCCATAGGCAAGTGTTCCAGGAGGCAAGAAGGAGTGAGTCTACACCATGGAACCTtgacagacctcctcctcctgccttcaagtttggccaa aagaagaagaggaagaagaagaagactccgCTCACAGGGAAGATATTCTGTGTCCCCGCTTGACCTCATTGGAGTAG ataagatgaagaagaggaggaggaggaggaggaggaggaacaggacatTCAGCATTCCAAAG ATCCAGCACAGCCTCGGCCCTGATGAAAGCGCTGTAGTGAAGTCAGCGTTCCGCATTGATCCCCATACTGGGACGCTGACCCTGGCCGCCCCACTGGACCGCGAGACCATGGCCCAGTACTCCTTCACTGTCACGGACCCCAAGCCTCCGTTCACCAGCACCAGAGTCACTGTACTGGTCCAGGACTACAATGACAACCCTCCGGTGTTCGCCAAAGACACTTACGTCACTGCTG TTTTCCTTGCCACCAGTGCCTGA
- the LOC126994458 gene encoding cadherin-1-like isoform X1, producing the protein MVMTVVVVVTVVVVPLDPPIGKCSRRQEGVSLHHGTLTDLLLLPSSLAKRRRGRRRRLRSQGRYSVSPLDLIGVDKMKKRRRRRRRRNRTFSIPKIQHSLGPDESAVVKSAFRIDPHTGTLTLAAPLDRETMAQYSFTVTDPKPPFTSTRVTVLVQDYNDNPPVFAKDTYVTAVPEDTVAGTAVVTLSVMDADESVAELDFFITSGDPDS; encoded by the exons atggtgatgacggtggtagtggtggtgacggtggtggtggtg CCACTGGACCCACCCATAGGCAAGTGTTCCAGGAGGCAAGAAGGAGTGAGTCTACACCATGGAACCTtgacagacctcctcctcctgccttcaagtttggccaa aagaagaagaggaagaagaagaagactccgCTCACAGGGAAGATATTCTGTGTCCCCGCTTGACCTCATTGGAGTAG ataagatgaagaagaggaggaggaggaggaggaggaggaacaggacatTCAGCATTCCAAAG ATCCAGCACAGCCTCGGCCCTGATGAAAGCGCTGTAGTGAAGTCAGCGTTCCGCATTGATCCCCATACTGGGACGCTGACCCTGGCCGCCCCACTGGACCGCGAGACCATGGCCCAGTACTCCTTCACTGTCACGGACCCCAAGCCTCCGTTCACCAGCACCAGAGTCACTGTACTGGTCCAGGACTACAATGACAACCCTCCGGTGTTCGCCAAAGACACTTACGTCACTGCTG TGCCTGAGGACACGGTCGCGGGCACGGCGGTTGTGACGCTCAGCGTGATGGACGCTGATGAGTCTGTGGCCGAACTGGACTTCTTCATTACCAGCGGCGACCCTGACAGCTAG